GACTTTATGACACTAAATAACTTTATCAAAGTTGCGATGTACGGAGTAGCGATGGCTACTATCGCTGTGAGCGCAGCTTGTGGAAAGAAAAAAGGAGGCTCTGCCGCCGCCGCAGCTCCTCAATGTTTAAGCGGCGAGTGCGTTGCTGGACAACAGTATTCTTCAGGATTTTTCCTGGCTCGCGGAAGCGGTCGCGGAACTTTCACAAGTCAGCAAGGCGCGCAAACACTTCGTATCACTGTAGCGGCGTTCTCAACGCAGCAACAGAACACGCAGTGGGGTTACAACACGAGCATCAAATTGAACGGTACAGCCAATGTGCGCTCTGGATACGCATTGATGTTAGAAAAGTATTCTCCGCGCTCTGTCGCTCAACAATTAGTCTGTGACTTCTATGGTTGCTACTACATGGAAACTATCGGTTATACCCAAAACTATAACCAAAACTGTGGTCAGTGGAATAACTACTGCCAAGGTCAAACTCAAAACCAAAACTGTGGTCAGTGGAATAACTACTGCCAAGGTCAAACTGGTGGAAACTACGGTTTCTGTAACATCCCGACGAACACGGACTACACTTTCGTGAACGCGGTTGGGACTGGAACTGGGTACAACGGTCAGGTGACCATTCAAAACGCTCGAGTGACTCTTACAGGTGGCGCAACGATCGTTGGAACTCTCTCTGGGAACATTAGCGGTGGCGCTGTTCAGGGACAAACGGGAACGCTTAGCGGTTCTTTACGAGTAGAAACTGTGAACGGTGCGGTTTGTAACCAAACGATTAGCCTTCAAGGTGGATTCTAAGAGAATCTTCCTTAAATAAGGACAATGAGGAAGCCGAGTGCCTAAGCTCTCGGCTTCTTTCATTTTTATCGCACTGCATATGCCACTTCCCTCCATATGTTGAGAAACTCTAGAAATGGTATTGAAGTGGTGGGTCGAGTTTTTTGATGAATTAGAGCATATCCGCGGGAGATCTCTCAATACCATTCAGGCCTACCGCCGCGATCTCGAGCTGTTCGAAGAATTTCAAAAGAAGCATAAAGATCTCAGAGACCTCTATTCTTTTCTCGATAAGCATAAGCTTTCGACTCGCTCGCAAGCGCGAGTCCTCAGTAGTATTCGCACCTACTATCGTTTTTGCGAAGCTCGCGGGGATAAAATTCCTGACCTCACAAAACTGCGTCCACCTCGAGTCACCGTAGCTCTTCCCCAAGCCCTCACGTATCAGGACTTTGAGAGACTCTATAAGGCGTGCGTGGTGGAAACGAATCCCCATCGTTCCGCTCGCAATCAGATCACCTTACTTTTACTTTTTGGATTAGGTTGCCGAGTGACTGAATTGATTCAGCTGAATCTTCAAGATTTTTACGCCACCGAAGGTTGGCTGAAGGTTCGCGGCAAAGGAAATAAAGAACGTATTATTCCATTAACTCAGCAGCTTTTATCAGAATTAAAAATCTATATCGATCATGTCCGTCCGGTGTTAAATAAAGAAAACACCAATGCCATTTTACTCAATGATCGAGGACATCGTCCGAGCCGCGTCGACATTTGGCGATGGCTGGATGCATGGTCTAAAAAAGCAGGATTTGAAGATACGGTTAATCCTCATAAGTTTAGACATGGCTGTGCGACGGCTCTTTTGGAGAGCGGAGCAGATCTCCGCTCGATTCAAAAGTTACTTGGCCACTCGAGTTTACAAACCACGCAAATTTATACCTCCGTCTCCAACACCAAAATGCGAGAGACGATTGATGAGCATCATCCGCTTTCGCAAATGGGCGATCTCGACATCGTTGAAGACAATTCGGATGATCCGTCTCCCGAAAGCGAACTCTAGTCGTTTAAATCTTAAATTTTGCTTCTCCGCTGAACCTCGAATTTGCATTGTCGATCGGTATGGTCATCAAATCCTTTATAAAAGATTATTACGGCTTACGTCCCATTGATGTCGAGATCGAGTGTATTAATGGTCTTCAACAGATTACGATCTTGGGGCTTCCAGATAAAATAATTCAAGAGAGTGCCAAAAAAATTCAATCGGCATTACTCAATCAAGGTTATCATATGCCGCGCGGTCAACAGATCATTGTGAGTCTTTCTCCTCGGGAGATTCGCAAATCCAGTTTGGGTGTGGAGCTCGCCATTGCCTTGGGTATTTTGTGGATCAGTGGTCAAAAAAAGAAGCCGACGGAGCAAGATATTCCCCTCTACGTTTACGGCGAGCTCAGTCTGTCGGGCGCAGTTCTCCCGCCCGATGATATGGAGGACATTCCCTCCGAACATTTCACTCTTGTGACGGGCTATCGGAAGGGGAGAAGTTGGCAAC
This region of Bdellovibrionales bacterium genomic DNA includes:
- a CDS encoding tyrosine-type recombinase/integrase, coding for MVLKWWVEFFDELEHIRGRSLNTIQAYRRDLELFEEFQKKHKDLRDLYSFLDKHKLSTRSQARVLSSIRTYYRFCEARGDKIPDLTKLRPPRVTVALPQALTYQDFERLYKACVVETNPHRSARNQITLLLLFGLGCRVTELIQLNLQDFYATEGWLKVRGKGNKERIIPLTQQLLSELKIYIDHVRPVLNKENTNAILLNDRGHRPSRVDIWRWLDAWSKKAGFEDTVNPHKFRHGCATALLESGADLRSIQKLLGHSSLQTTQIYTSVSNTKMRETIDEHHPLSQMGDLDIVEDNSDDPSPESEL